A single genomic interval of Coregonus clupeaformis isolate EN_2021a chromosome 36, ASM2061545v1, whole genome shotgun sequence harbors:
- the LOC121552611 gene encoding sterile alpha motif domain-containing protein 12-like: MSVPKRVSLWTVVDVFDWVKEQYPYQKSVLQLAVFKHDISGRALLRMGKHQLERMGVEGEHLQEILLDILLLRVQEELENLNDIFSECFSS, encoded by the exons ATGAGCGTCCCCAAAAGGGTCTCCCTCTGGACCGTGGTGGATGTGTTTGACTGGGTCAAGGAGCAGTACCCCTACCAAAAGAGTGTCCTCCAACTGGCCGTCTTCAAGCATGACATATCCG GCCGAGCTCTGCTGAGGATGGGTAAACACCAGTTGGAGAGgatgggggtggagggggagcaTCTTCAGGAGATCCTACTGGACATTCTTCTCCTCAGGGTCCAGGAGGAACTGGAGAACCTCAATGACATCTTCTCTG AGTGTTTCTCTTCATGA